The nucleotide sequence tctctctccctccattgttgacctcaagcccccaagcaaatccattgattttcccatcaattcttgaggaaaaagggtccaaaactcgattagagagcagctccattaattccccaactctaaagagcacttggttcacgttttggccggtagctgtatttgttactcttggagcttggctcctagccggctagagtgccgctcgtggagcttgccaacttgtgtggtagcctcgggaggtttgtaaccatctcttgaagctagtaaactcacccctcatctcaagtgttaagtctcttgacttaagaataaggaagggttggaaagccctaagccttagtggctaacctcaacaacgtggaggtagacaagccttggtgacgagctgaaccatgggataaaccattgcgtcacttgtgcttgatttacattacttgtatgacatattgtggttgaggtgatttctagggtttctagtcgatctacttgtgtgtggtgtttctactacttctagctcttgatctatgattgtcatacctgcagcaagctaggaaatttctccgatctaagttttcattcacggtttttgaactgtgactcgaagttgtttgtaggggcggcagtGCCGTTTTTCTAGCCCGGTAGTGccgcagggtgaatttgataaaagtttgagtgtttgttttgataggcctattcacccccctctaggccagcCAGAGATCCTACAGGCGGTTTAGATTCTCGCATGATTAGAATATGACTCACAATTGGACAGTGGAGGTGGATTTATGGATTGAGGTGGCTACCTCGTGCTTTGGCGGGATTACTATCCTGTGTTCTTAATTGGGGTTGCTACCCTAGGTTACCTTTTGAGGTTGCTACCTCGTTAATGATGATGATTAATAATATTATTAACTTTACTCTATTAATTAAGGGATGAGATATTTTACTTATAGTAGTAACATGTTGCTTTAATAAAGTTTACCAACTAAAAATGTTAATATGTAGTCAAACCATGTCAGCCTTCCTTTTGTATAAGCCTTGCATGTCATTATACTTTCCGCCTGTACttgttgagttcgacatggactcaccatTGCTATTCCCTCCACACTCCCAGTCCCAGTGTGTAGTAAAGTGCTGCTCAAAAGAAGGACAAAGGTGCAGTGGAGTTTCCAATGTTTGTCAGAAGTGCTTAGCATACGGAGCCCCCAGTCAGCCGTCCCTAGGAAGAATGGAGCCCAAGGAGAAGATTAGCAACCATTCTACGATACACTGATAGATGTAAGTATTAAATATAAGTATGTTTTTCGCTATATAACATTGTTTTCggatatttctatttctattgttGTATGTGTGGACATCCTTGTCCACACATGACAAGTGCTTGGTCTTCTTTCGAAGATCCGGGCATGACACGCACCCACGCACCCAGTCCATCGCTTCCTACTCCCTTCCTCAGATTGCGCCCCGCGCGCTACCCCAACACGCGGCCATGGCCGCCTCTCTGGTCGGTGGCGGTGCGCTCCCCCACCCCGGTGGCCCCTTCCCCCCACCCCGGCACTCGATGTGAAAAGCAGTGGCCACACCGCATTAGCACGCGGGCTGTCTCTATCGATCGTCGTAGTAGTCCTCGCCGCCACCACCGGCAATGGGCAGGCTCTAGAGTAGCAATCGCCGACCCTCGGCGGCCTGAATCAACCGGCGCAaccttcccctcccctatgttcCCTGACTCCCGACGTCTCCTTCCCTCAccccggcgtcctcctcccccacccagCGACGCTCCTTCCCCCCACCAGCATCCTCCCCACCGGGAGCCCCCAATGCCCGTAGATCTGGCAGCCATGGCACTCCCCGCGccaggctctctctctctccccctatgttgTAATTGTATGTTTCAGAGGTATACTGCATTTGTTTCACATGGATGTTGTAAAAATAGATCAGgggatgttgcaattgtttcagatgcatgttacAAGAGTATGTTTTGAatgttttagatgttttagaggtacgtTTCATCTATGTTTTCCGGACGCATGTTGCaattgtgtttatctggatgttgcatatgtttcacacaaatattgcatatattttatttagatgttgtgtatggttgcaatggtttttaaGTGTGTTTTGGGTgcgtttttcaagtgttttacaagcatgttttaaatgtttcaactgcctttagacgtatattgcaactattgtatttggatgttttaaaagtagatcaggtgttgaaTCTCTCCTCCTCCCACCTTCTACTGCATCGTCTCTTCCGGAGCCGGTAGGCATACGAACGAGGATGGGCACAGGACGAGGGAGCTGCGTGCGTCAGGCGTAAGCGAGGGAGTTTCGTATGGACGGACGCTGCCTCCAGAGCAGGATGGGTGCTGGGCGGAGGGAGCTACCTACGTCACGGTTGGGAGCAGGGGCGTAGGCGCGTGGTGACGTGGGCGCGGCGGGCACGCTCTCCCGTTGTGCGGGTGTAGCAGACGCAATTTTGTTTCGATTTACGTGAGGAGACGTGGCAGGTGCGTCGAACGGGAGCCGCATCCGGAGACCTAGGCTCGTCGTAATTTAGGTTAACTGGATTTTCCTCGAGAGGAATGCTAAACACCACACGGGTGTTTTAGCACCTATAAACATACAATTTTTTCCGTGTCTGACATGAGGCTCCGATCAACTCCTCCCCTCcgcgtgctctctctctctcaccggcGACGGGACCGGCGAGCTCCTCTCGGTGCCCGCGCCTCCTCGCtcccaggcgacggcgccacgcgcAGCCCCCGGCCAGGCTGACCTCCGTCGTCGCCACCAGGCCGGACCTCCGTCACCGCCCTCAGGCTGGACCtccgttgccgccgccgccgcccccaagCCGGACCTCCGCAGCCGCCCCCGTGGCACGGCCGTGCCTGCTCCACCGCGATTTGTTGCTTGTGATCTGTGCCGACACAGCAACGATTTATCCTTgtcatttcatagaaaaaaaaatatttcctAGGATATGTGCCAACCAAGAAGATAAACAGTGCCACGGGCGGCGCGATGGGCGGCTGAAGGTAGAAGATGAACAGTGCGCAACGACTGGCTGAAGGCAGAAGATGAACAGTGCGCATGGGCtgctggaggtagaagatgaaTAGTGCCAGGAAAATTCAGGTGTGGAGCTGGGGTAAAACACcctcgtgtcaaacagacagACTCTTCCTCAAAGCTAGCAAAACCACCCAAACCGCCTCGCGCTCCCGCCCCAGATTCAGAACTCCACAGTCCAGAAGTCCGAACGTAAAAATCTGACGCAATAGAACAAACACCAGAACGCAACCGCCTTCTCCCAGGGACGAGCGCCACCGGGCGGCCAGCTCACCACGGCACCACTGCGAGGCAATCGCCAATCCACAccgcgtcgctcgctcctcgcgGTCACCGCTCCGAACTGGAAATCAAATGGCGCCGTCGCCGCTGTGCTCCGCTTCCCCGCGGCCGCTTCGAGCCCCAGGCCAGCGTACCCGAGACGTCCGCCCGCCGCGGACGGTCGTCGTGGCCGCCGGCACCCGTGTGAGCGGAGCGGAGGCCCGCGCGTCGCTCGTGCTGGCCCTGGCCTCGCAGGCGCTCTCCGCCTCGCAGCGCCGCTTCGCCGACCTCGCCGGTGAGGCCGCCAAGTACGCCTTCCCGTCCGGCCGCTTCGAGCCCCGCACCCTCGAGGAGGCCCTCATGTCCGGTCGGTAATAAATGAATAGCAACAGCTTGTGCTCCCAAAATCGTAAAATCCTCAGGATATGAGGCCTCGATTTTTTGTGTGTTATTAGATTCATGTACTTTTTGCAGTGCCTGATCTCGAGACAGTTCCGTTCCGTGTTCTGAAGCGCGAAGCAGAGTACGAGATCAGAGAAGTGGAGGTAATTGTGCTAATATGTTTTCGCTTTTCAACCATGGGttaaaaaaaaatttggattCCAAAATTTTTTTGTGCATGTGTGAAAATGGAATCCATTGGGATATGATAATACTATGAGGTTCATTGAATGATAGTGTCTTTTGTTGTGAACTCTGATCAGTCATACTTCATTGCTGAAACAATGATGCCTGGAAGATCTGGGTTTGATTTCAACGGATCATCTCAGTCATTCAACGTGCTGGCATCTTATTTATTCGGTAAGGTATTTGCCACGTTTCTACCACGGGTCAGAAAGTCCCTTCCTTGTTTCATTGTATAGTCATAGTCTGAATTAAAGTGAAAATTACATGATTTTAATTCACTTTATCGTTGGCATGCTTGCTTGCAGAACACAACCTCTGAGCAAATGGAAATGACAACGCCTGTTTTTACTCGGAAGGGCGAGTCAAACAGTGAAACAATGGACATGACGACCCCAGTGATAACAAAGAAGGTGGATTTTGGCTTTCACTTGTGCCATTGTTTTGAGCTGTCTTTGTCTGGCGATTCAGGCTACTTCATTATCAAGAAAGTGATGAAGTTTTACCTTTCCTTTTTGTTTGTTTGTCACCTGCAGTTAGCTGGTAAAAATAAATGGAAAATGTCATTTGTGATGCCAGCGAAGTATGGTTCCAACTTGCCTCGCCCAAAAGATCCTTCTGTGACTATCAAGGAGGTGCCCAGCAAAATAGTTGCTGTTGCAGCCTTTTCAGGTCCATAATCTTGTACTTCTGCCATACCCATTTCATAACAGATGTGATTTCTGCCCTGGTTTTTAAGAAGCTATCTTGTTAAATTGAGAATCAAGTACGTAATTTATAGGTACCAATTTTGAAATCTTATTTTCAGTATTTGTAATGAAAAAGTAGAAATATTCTGTATCAATTTTCTGTGCCTTTCCTTCTGTTGATTACTCAAGATACCAACCGAAACATGTGCATGGAGCCTGCTGTTATTATCACTAACCACATGACTTTTGTTTTCAGTCAGGAAATAGTTTAGAATGATAGGAGTTGTCATGTTCCTTCCCAATTCAAAACCTCCAACACAATCTTTAATATGGAGTTACTTTCATGATGAACAAATCGAACCAGATTTTCTTAAGTTGTTATTATTTTGAAATGAGCTCTACCTATTTACCATTTGTCTTACAGAGTTTTCAATTTTTTGTTCAAATATAATAAAAGCACAAAAAAACTCTTTTAGCCTCAAATTTTATTGGCTACTAGAGAAAGTTTTCACAACAATAAGCATCTCCATTTGTTTTTAAAACTCTGAAGCTAAAATAGTGAGATGGTTAGCTCTCTGCTAAATGAATCATTTCCCTTCATTCCTTGTTGATATCTTGGATATGATCAGTTATGAAGTCATATTGATACTGCAGTGCAATATTTGTCGACCATGCTACCATTGTCATAGTCCATACTACTTTTGTGTTCGTACAGGTTTGGTTACTGATGATGATATAAGCCAGAGGGAATCTAAATTGCGTGAATTTCTCCATAAAGATACCGAGTTTAGAGTGAAAGATGATTCAGTGGTGGAAGTCGCACAGGTAAAGCTTCTGAAATGGTTATGGTTTATGAGCTGTAGTTTTACCCAGTTTATTAGAGGAATGTTATCAGTGCCTGATTCTAGATTTTCTCAATCTGCAGTACAATCCACCTTTCACACTTCCATTCACAAGGCGAAATGAAATAGCATTGGAGGTTGAGAGGAATGATATAGACTTATGATGTCCTAGATTAACAAATAATTTTTTAGCATATGAGAGTGTATGCAAATGTTAGTTGTCCCTAATGTATATATGTACAATTTCTATCTGGCCTGTTCTGTATATGTGACATGTTAATTATCACATTCATATATTACTGAATTGTAGATTAAATATTAAGATCTAAGTTTATTTTATTTTCTCATTTATTTGTGATATGATAGTATTAGTGCACAGGGTTGGCCTTTCATAAGATCCATGTCATAAGCTAGGTTCTGCATCTATAACGAGGAGCCTTTTTTGTGGACGTCTAGTAATAGTTTGAGCCTGTACTTTTCTTCGTGCATGTGTTTTATGTTTTTGACATCTAGTAATAGTAGTGTTAATCAACCTTGTAGGACTGGTTAGGCAGCATATGTTGGCTTGCTGTGCGTGTAAGGTAGTTCCCAGCCAGGCTGAGCCCTTTGCGCTCAGTGGCCGAGTTGGGGTTTGCGGACGGTGTTTGGTGGTACTTTTGAAACTAAGAACTTTGTAATTTCGTTACACTAGTAATGAAATTCGGATTGACCGTGGTGGAAAAAATGTGGGAACTTTTTCACCCAAATAATAGCTGTTGATAAGGATTCCCATGAAGTAGTACTTACCCGTATTGAGCTCTTCAATGTATGTTTGCTTCTTCTTTGATTCAAACTCTCAGTCTTGTATAGTTGTGATCCTTGTGCAGCACCAGGGGCAAAGAGGACGTATTCTAGCAGTTTCGTGATTTAGTTTGCCACAGAGGTTAGATATTGGTATCATATACATGTTAATGTTGTTAAAGATAGTGGAACGGTCTCTTATTTGTTTAATAAAGTAGTTTCATATAATAAGGAAAAGATGTTGTCCTTTTAGGGGGGAAAGATAGCATTCTTCTCttaccagttttttttttttttttttgaagaaatctTCTCTTACCAGTTCATGGTTGTAGAATCCATTAGTTCATTGTTTCGACACATGATTAATAGTTCTATAGGATCATGTAGTTTATGTAATTGCTCTGTGGTCGAGGAGAATAACAAATGCTTTGAAGTTAAACCTTGTTATTTTTACCCTCAACTTCTACGTTTCTGTCAGTGGGAAAGAACTCTGCTTTCGAGTTTTGACACAAGGGCCTATTTTGTGAATCGTCTGACTGGGATTTGTGATAGTTTCTGTTCTTGTAAGAAGTTCTGTTGTGCATTTTCGTTTTGGGGGAGATATTGCAGCTGTGCCAGCATCAATTGTGTGCCTTGCCTTGTACAGGACTTGCAAATATCTTGGATTGCCATTATCAATTAAGGAACTCTTCAAGGCTGATTTATGTGCTATAATTCATAAAATTCCTGATAGATTGCCTGGGTGGAAAGCAGTCATGATGCACCCAGCTAGGAGAGCCACTGTACGAGCAGTGCTCGAACTTGGTCGCTGGTCATTTTTAGTGGTTCATTGGCGAGCCTAGATGTAATTAGCCCTGCCCCACTAGGGGTTGTATGAGTCTTCTTAGACTCTCCTGTTCTTCTTAACATAATGAAAAGCACAACTCTCCAGCACTTTCAAGAAAAAAATGTACCTAATATGTTAATCTCATGATCCCAGATCCCACAAACCATCCTTCCATAATGGTATATTCCAGTTCAATATCCTTATGATGCCATACACTAGGAAGCTTTTTCTTGGAAATACCAATCATGGGTATAATACTCTCTTAGTTTGAGTTGTGGCTGCTTCgtttttgtttgtttgtgtgAGAAAAGCATAGTGTACTATCTAGGTATGGTTGTCAACATTGTTGATATCAGTTCCAAGCGAGCAAAATATACCTACATTGTTTCCATCACTGTGTAGTGATACATTTGTAGCTACTAAGAATGATTTGTCTTATTTTTATGTGTCATGGAGAAGTTACCTTTTGATTGAGCTGATATTGGAATAGACTGAGAAATTTATGTAATCATCCATGATGCTACAAGAGTAACGATCCCAATTAAATAAAAGTGACACTTTGCTGGAACCAAGACATTAAGCATTGAATCGGTCCGTATTATATCAACAGGTACAAGGAAGCTGGCTTATACAGCAATGTTATTCTTTTAGGCTTCCTATATATTTGTACGTTCTGCTTCTGACTTGAGGGCTTGTAGTTTTATGGTTCTCCACTACTCTGCATCTATTGGAAGGATACCAGAAGTTTATTTCTGAGCAGGGGTAGGGATAGATGGCAACTACCAAGAAAAGTGTGTTGTGTGTTGCACTGATGTATTCTTGCTTCCTCGTGCACCATGCATGTGACCATGGTATTTATTTTCCCCCTGCATTCTCACAAACATCATCATAACCAAAAAGTGTCATTTGCAGCAAGTTCGTTCCTGCTCTGTTGTATTGTACTTGATATCACATGGCATTGGCAAAAGTCTTATACTGCATTGTTTTTTAAGCTAGCTAGTTATTCTAGTCTTTAGCTGCCTTTACAGTATTTTTTCAATGTCGTTGATTGATCATTCTCCAGTGTTCAATGTTATCAGTTGCCACTGTCCTTACTCTTACCACTATCTATAGTTTCCTCCTGATTGTTCACAGATATAATTCTTTGACATTTCTGAAAGGGAACATGGAGTTTAAAGAACATAATTAGAAAGGTTCTTATAGAATTTAGAATGGAAAGCTAGGTGTTTGGTCTTTCTATTTTTTGAAGATACACAATAATTTCATGATATGTTCAGAGGAAGAAgagggaaaaaggaaaagaaaatctGAAAACTAAAATTCTTTAATTACAAAATCCTCATGAGGTGATGAGAGCCGTATTATGGTTGATGTCAGATGAGAACCTCTTTTTGACTTGATGCAGATGGTGTGAGCTTTGGTTACAGTGGAAGTACTGGCCCAAAGTATTGGGGAAGCTTAAGCCCTAATTTCACACTTTGCTCAAAAGGAATCCAGCAATCTCCAATTGACATCGTGAAGGATGAAGCGGTCTACATTCCGCAGTTGGAGCCCCTTGAAAGGGATTATACAGCCACAAATGCAACCATTGTTGACAATGTCTTCAACATTGCGGTTTGTTCCGAACCGAATAGTTACTTTTAATTGTATTACAAAGTACTTTATtttctatgtgattgtgatgttTTACATACATTAGAAATAACTTTAACTTCAGACCCAAATATGTAAAAGAAAAtgattcattcactttttttttgCGAGTT is from Miscanthus floridulus cultivar M001 chromosome 7, ASM1932011v1, whole genome shotgun sequence and encodes:
- the LOC136463478 gene encoding heme-binding-like protein At3g10130, chloroplastic, whose amino-acid sequence is MAPSPLCSASPRPLRAPGQRTRDVRPPRTVVVAAGTRVSGAEARASLVLALASQALSASQRRFADLAGEAAKYAFPSGRFEPRTLEEALMSVPDLETVPFRVLKREAEYEIREVESYFIAETMMPGRSGFDFNGSSQSFNVLASYLFGKNTTSEQMEMTTPVFTRKGESNSETMDMTTPVITKKLAGKNKWKMSFVMPAKYGSNLPRPKDPSVTIKEVPSKIVAVAAFSGLVTDDDISQRESKLREFLHKDTEFRVKDDSVVEVAQYNPPFTLPFTRRNEIALEVERNDIDL